In Nitrospira sp., a single genomic region encodes these proteins:
- a CDS encoding arylsulfatase, which produces MTTSTVSYFVLRVGFAFVLVWSLAMSDIASAQPQAKPNILVIWGDDIGQFNVSAYNRGMMGYRTTNIDRLAREGALFTDWYGQQSCTAGRAAFITGQSPIRTGLTKVGLPGAPEGMKKEDPTIATLLRAQGYMTGQFGKNHLGDRDDMLPTMHGFDEFFGNLYHLNAEEEPENSDYPKNPEFKKRFGPRGVIHSFADGRVTDTGPLTRKRMETIDEEVNAKALDFMERAKKANKPFFLWWNSTRMHIFTHLKKESDGKTGLGIYADGMVEHDGHVGLLLDKLKELGLEEHTIVMYSTDNGAETFTWPDGGTTMFRGEKNTQWEGGFRVPTVIRWPGVIKPGTVINEICAHEDMLTTLVAAAGDTTAKEDLLKGRKIGDRTYKVHLDGYDLAPALKGQVAWPRKEFIYWTDDGSVAALRYENWKITFLRQDAEGLKVWQEPFTPVRAPLLTNLRMDPFERAEHENAMGYQRWYLDRMFVMAPAGAYVGQWLQSFREFPPRQKPGSFNLDRVMEAVSKPQGSGN; this is translated from the coding sequence ATGACCACATCGACCGTGTCTTATTTCGTGCTGCGAGTAGGGTTCGCCTTCGTCCTGGTCTGGTCGCTTGCTATGTCGGACATCGCCAGCGCTCAGCCGCAAGCCAAACCGAACATCCTCGTGATCTGGGGCGATGACATCGGCCAGTTCAACGTCAGCGCCTATAACCGCGGGATGATGGGCTACAGGACGACCAATATCGACCGTCTCGCCAGGGAAGGGGCGCTGTTCACCGACTGGTACGGCCAGCAGTCCTGCACGGCGGGGCGCGCGGCCTTCATCACCGGGCAGTCGCCCATTCGCACGGGTCTCACCAAGGTCGGTCTTCCGGGCGCGCCCGAGGGCATGAAGAAGGAGGATCCCACGATCGCGACGCTTCTCCGGGCGCAGGGCTACATGACGGGTCAGTTCGGCAAGAATCATCTCGGTGACCGCGACGACATGCTGCCGACCATGCACGGGTTCGACGAGTTTTTCGGAAACCTCTATCACCTGAACGCGGAGGAGGAACCGGAAAACTCCGACTATCCGAAGAACCCGGAATTCAAAAAAAGGTTCGGCCCACGCGGCGTGATCCACAGCTTCGCTGATGGCCGCGTCACCGACACGGGACCGCTCACCAGGAAGCGTATGGAGACGATCGACGAGGAAGTGAACGCCAAGGCCCTCGATTTTATGGAACGGGCGAAGAAGGCCAACAAACCGTTCTTCCTCTGGTGGAATTCCACCCGCATGCACATCTTTACGCATCTGAAAAAGGAATCCGACGGCAAGACGGGGCTCGGCATCTATGCGGACGGCATGGTGGAACACGACGGCCATGTCGGCCTATTGCTGGACAAGCTCAAGGAACTGGGCCTCGAAGAGCACACCATCGTCATGTATTCCACGGACAACGGAGCGGAAACGTTCACCTGGCCGGACGGGGGCACCACGATGTTTCGCGGCGAGAAAAACACGCAATGGGAGGGCGGCTTCCGCGTGCCGACGGTGATCCGTTGGCCCGGCGTCATCAAGCCCGGGACGGTCATCAACGAGATCTGCGCGCATGAGGACATGCTGACGACGCTCGTGGCCGCAGCAGGCGATACCACAGCCAAAGAGGACCTGCTCAAAGGCCGCAAGATCGGTGATCGGACCTACAAGGTGCACCTCGACGGGTACGACCTCGCGCCGGCGCTGAAGGGCCAAGTCGCCTGGCCGCGGAAGGAATTTATCTATTGGACTGATGATGGCAGCGTCGCGGCCCTGCGCTATGAGAATTGGAAGATCACGTTCCTGCGCCAGGACGCTGAAGGACTCAAGGTCTGGCAGGAGCCCTTCACCCCTGTCCGCGCGCCGCTGCTCACCAACTTGCGGATGGATCCGTTCGAGCGCGCCGAGCACGAGAACGCGATGGGGTATCAACGCTGGTATCTGGATCGCATGTTCGTGATGGCTCCGGCGGGGGCGTACGTCGGGCAGTGGCTTCAGAGCTTTCGTGAATTTCCGCCCCGACAGAAACCCGGCAGCTTCAATCTCGACCGGGTCATGGAGGCGGTGAGCAAGCCGCAGGGGAGCGGCAATTGA
- a CDS encoding DUF1254 domain-containing protein — MTSRDSVESCRIRFGRNAMKHVGLAMAVVLLTASGAWAKSASPAPAKMVPVTVDTFIRAETDLYFSNIVKDKGFGRFTHNRQLTPIGKQLVVRSNRDTLYSAAVFDLDAGPVTIVLPEAGTRFMSMQVITEDHLSPLVVYKPGNYTLTREEMGTRYVLAMVRILVDPSDTADLEEVHALQDAIKVEQAGAGKFDVPRWDPVGQKKIRDALIVLGATVPDSKHMFGTKEQVTPLRHLIGSAVAWGGNPETEAAYINVTPTRNDGTAVYRLTVREVPVDGFWSIAVYNAKGYMEANKYEAYSLNSITAKKRLDGSVAVQFGGCNGKIANCLPIMKGWNYIVRLYRPHPEILNGAWVFPEAEPTK, encoded by the coding sequence ATGACATCGAGAGATTCAGTCGAATCCTGCCGTATCCGATTCGGTCGGAATGCCATGAAGCATGTGGGCTTGGCCATGGCCGTTGTTTTGTTGACGGCGTCGGGTGCCTGGGCCAAGTCCGCTTCGCCCGCTCCAGCAAAGATGGTGCCGGTGACCGTCGATACTTTTATTCGCGCCGAGACGGATTTGTATTTTAGCAACATCGTCAAAGACAAGGGCTTCGGCAGGTTCACGCATAATCGCCAGCTCACGCCGATCGGCAAGCAACTGGTCGTGCGGTCGAATCGGGACACGCTGTATTCGGCCGCGGTGTTCGATCTTGATGCAGGACCGGTGACGATCGTGCTCCCCGAAGCCGGAACGCGCTTCATGTCGATGCAGGTCATCACGGAAGATCATCTCTCTCCGCTTGTCGTCTACAAACCGGGCAACTATACCTTGACGCGGGAGGAGATGGGCACGCGCTATGTCTTGGCGATGGTCCGTATCTTGGTCGACCCATCCGACACGGCGGATCTGGAGGAGGTTCATGCCCTCCAGGACGCGATCAAGGTCGAGCAGGCCGGCGCCGGGAAGTTCGACGTCCCGCGATGGGATCCTGTCGGTCAGAAGAAGATCCGCGATGCCTTGATTGTGCTCGGCGCGACGGTTCCCGATTCCAAGCATATGTTCGGCACGAAGGAACAGGTGACGCCGCTCCGACATCTGATCGGATCGGCGGTCGCATGGGGAGGGAATCCGGAGACCGAAGCCGCCTACATCAACGTAACGCCCACCCGCAACGACGGCACCGCCGTGTACAGATTGACCGTCAGGGAAGTGCCGGTCGATGGCTTTTGGTCGATCGCGGTGTACAACGCGAAGGGGTACATGGAAGCGAACAAGTACGAGGCCTACTCGTTGAACAGCATCACGGCGAAGAAGAGGCTCGACGGTTCAGTTGCGGTGCAGTTCGGTGGATGTAACGGCAAAATCGCCAACTGTCTTCCGATCATGAAGGGATGGAACTACATCGTGCGTCTCTATCGTCCTCATCCGGAAATATTGAACGGCGCCTGGGTGTTTCCAGAAGCAGAGCCGACGAAGTGA
- a CDS encoding universal stress protein: MPAADSNDVAILQQVFHPSDFTPASETAFAHALKAALVAQADLTILHVSTKEKSDWTEFPGVRATLERWGLLPNNSSTSDVAKLGIGVKKIQARHDDPVESVTAYLKSHNADLIVLATDQSKEQIQWLSKSVAEPIARKSRLMTLFIPKGLKGFISLADGSISLSSILIPVATVPPPQPAIQAAARLARRLNVPSGTFNLLHVGDKTSMPAVNLPELPGWTSNVLTKQGDVIDVIVGTAEEIKADLIVMTTDGRNGFLDALRGSHSERILRRTPCPLLAIPAGGFISSVM, from the coding sequence ATGCCGGCAGCGGATTCCAACGACGTAGCGATTCTGCAACAGGTGTTTCATCCATCTGATTTTACTCCCGCCAGCGAAACGGCCTTTGCGCATGCATTGAAGGCCGCGCTCGTCGCCCAGGCCGATCTCACCATCCTGCACGTCTCCACGAAGGAGAAGTCGGACTGGACGGAATTCCCCGGTGTGCGGGCGACGTTGGAACGGTGGGGGCTCCTCCCGAACAACAGCTCGACGTCCGACGTCGCCAAGCTCGGCATCGGCGTCAAGAAGATTCAGGCGCGGCATGACGACCCCGTGGAATCCGTGACGGCCTATTTGAAGAGCCACAATGCGGACTTGATCGTCCTGGCTACGGATCAGAGCAAAGAACAAATTCAGTGGCTGAGCAAGTCGGTCGCCGAACCGATCGCGCGCAAGTCGCGCCTGATGACCTTGTTTATCCCGAAGGGTCTGAAGGGATTCATCTCGCTGGCGGACGGCTCCATCTCGCTGAGCAGCATCCTCATACCCGTCGCGACTGTTCCGCCCCCGCAGCCGGCCATCCAGGCCGCCGCGCGCCTGGCACGCCGACTGAACGTTCCGAGCGGCACATTCAATCTCCTGCATGTCGGAGACAAGACCAGCATGCCGGCCGTGAACCTTCCCGAGTTGCCTGGGTGGACGTCGAACGTGCTGACCAAACAGGGCGACGTGATCGACGTGATCGTCGGGACGGCGGAGGAGATCAAGGCCGACCTCATCGTCATGACCACCGATGGACGCAACGGTTTTCTGGACGCCTTGCGCGGGAGTCACAGCGAACGGATCCTCCGGCGAACGCCCTGTCCGCTCCTGGCGATCCCTGCCGGCGGGTTCATTTCATCGGTGATGTGA